Proteins encoded by one window of Gemmatimonadales bacterium:
- the fae gene encoding formaldehyde-activating enzyme produces the protein MLREILSFLTKSHMEAGMAADFFIGESLVGDGNEIAHIDLIIGSKAGPAGAAFVNALSTNTDGFNHLLAVVTPNLPAKPDTLLFNKVTIKGAKQAVQMFGPAQAAVARAVMDSVNEGVISKQQASDYCVLVGVFIHWQAEDDKKIYSFNYTATKESIARALQNKPSVDEVLQKYKAARHPFASGAEG, from the coding sequence ATGCTTCGCGAAATCCTCTCGTTCCTCACCAAATCGCACATGGAGGCAGGTATGGCCGCGGATTTCTTTATCGGTGAATCGCTCGTTGGTGACGGCAACGAGATCGCCCACATCGATCTCATCATCGGGTCGAAGGCCGGGCCGGCTGGCGCCGCCTTCGTGAACGCGCTCTCCACCAACACGGACGGCTTCAATCACCTGCTCGCCGTAGTGACCCCGAACCTCCCGGCCAAACCCGATACGCTGCTCTTCAACAAGGTGACCATCAAGGGCGCCAAGCAGGCGGTGCAGATGTTCGGTCCGGCGCAGGCCGCGGTCGCGCGCGCGGTGATGGACTCGGTCAACGAAGGAGTCATCTCGAAGCAGCAGGCCAGCGATTACTGCGTCCTGGTGGGCGTGTTCATCCACTGGCAGGCGGAAGACGACAAGAAGATCTACTCCTTCAACTACACCGCCACCAAGGAGTCGATCGCCCGGGCACTGCAGAACAAGCCGTCGGTGGACGAGGTCCTGCAGAAGTACAAGGCTGCCCGTCATCCGTTCGCCAGCGGCGCTGAGGGCTGA
- a CDS encoding NADP-dependent methylenetetrahydromethanopterin/methylenetetrahydrofolate dehydrogenase: MRKLLLQLDSSRLPSVFDQVVAYDAGADAVMSYGGVTEGDVRDLIHGCIFTRGPKDLHNTAVWIGGSNMSAGEQLLAIAQDSLFGDFKVSIMLDSNGSNTTAVAAVVKIEETVGEVRGKRVVIIAGTGPVGQRAAGLLAKGGAEVVITSRKPEQGERARRSIGERFDVPVEAVTMADASHAAEVLDGAHILLNSGPAGVTMVPKAAWARRSGLEVAVDLNAVPPLGIEGVEVNDEGIEREGITVFGAFGVGNFKTKLHKACIVRLFERNDLVLDAEAIADVARGLSMQKR, from the coding sequence ATGCGCAAGCTCCTGCTGCAGCTCGACAGCTCCCGCTTGCCGAGCGTCTTCGACCAGGTGGTGGCCTACGACGCGGGTGCGGACGCCGTCATGAGCTACGGAGGCGTCACCGAAGGTGACGTCCGCGACCTCATTCATGGCTGCATCTTCACCCGAGGTCCCAAGGACCTGCACAACACGGCGGTCTGGATCGGCGGCAGCAACATGTCTGCCGGCGAACAGCTGCTGGCCATCGCCCAGGACTCGCTGTTCGGCGACTTCAAGGTGTCGATCATGCTCGACTCCAATGGATCCAACACCACGGCGGTGGCGGCAGTGGTGAAGATCGAGGAGACGGTGGGCGAGGTGCGGGGCAAGCGCGTCGTCATCATCGCGGGCACCGGTCCGGTAGGACAGCGCGCTGCCGGACTCCTCGCCAAGGGAGGCGCCGAGGTGGTGATCACGTCGCGCAAGCCGGAACAGGGCGAACGGGCCCGCCGCTCCATCGGCGAGCGGTTCGATGTTCCGGTGGAGGCGGTCACCATGGCCGACGCCTCGCATGCGGCCGAGGTGCTGGACGGCGCCCATATCCTGCTCAACTCGGGCCCCGCGGGCGTCACCATGGTCCCCAAAGCAGCCTGGGCCCGCCGGTCGGGGCTCGAGGTGGCAGTCGACCTCAACGCGGTGCCGCCACTCGGCATCGAAGGCGTGGAGGTGAACGACGAGGGAATCGAACGGGAGGGCATCACCGTGTTCGGCGCCTTCGGGGTGGGAAACTTCAAGACCAAGCTGCACAAGGCCTGTATCGTCCGGCTGTTCGAGCGCAACGACCTGGTTCTGGATGCCGAGGCGATTGCGGATGTCGCTCGGGGGCTGAGCATGCAGAAGCGCTGA
- a CDS encoding DUF1464 family protein: protein MPRVVGVDPGTVSLDLCGLEDGRLILDATWPTAEALAEPRRLLERLVAAGPLDLVLGPSGYGLPLRRAAEATEEELRLAFLAAPEDPGGIGGLRNLVRILGSSGLPVVLGPGVIHLDTVPRHRKLNRVDLGTADKLCAAALAIQDQAVRRDRQVDQVSLILLEMGGAFTAGVSVQAGRVVDGLGGTAGPIGWQAPGAWDGEVAFLAGEVTKAALFRGGVTSVLERGPADQEQALQAYVEGAIKAVHQLRVSTPEADEILISGRMAADPAIRARLEEGVAGIGPVRLLHGFAQVAKQGAQGAALIADGLAGGAHQALVERLRIREAMGTVLDHLYVIDPDHARRRLGLA, encoded by the coding sequence ATGCCGCGCGTCGTCGGGGTCGATCCGGGAACGGTGAGCCTCGACCTGTGCGGCCTGGAGGACGGTCGGCTGATCCTGGATGCGACCTGGCCCACCGCGGAGGCGCTGGCCGAGCCCCGGCGATTGCTCGAGCGTCTGGTGGCGGCGGGTCCGCTGGACCTGGTCCTGGGGCCATCGGGCTACGGTCTCCCGCTTCGCCGCGCTGCCGAAGCTACCGAGGAGGAGCTGCGGCTGGCGTTCCTGGCGGCGCCGGAGGATCCCGGTGGGATCGGCGGGCTGCGCAACCTGGTACGCATTCTCGGTAGCTCGGGGCTGCCGGTCGTTTTGGGGCCCGGTGTCATTCACCTCGACACCGTTCCCCGTCACCGCAAGCTCAACCGGGTGGACCTCGGGACGGCCGACAAGCTTTGCGCCGCGGCGCTCGCCATTCAGGACCAGGCGGTCCGCCGGGACCGACAGGTAGACCAGGTCTCCCTCATCCTCCTGGAAATGGGAGGTGCCTTCACGGCCGGAGTTTCGGTCCAAGCAGGCAGAGTCGTGGATGGCTTGGGCGGAACGGCCGGACCGATCGGATGGCAGGCGCCAGGTGCATGGGATGGGGAGGTGGCATTCCTGGCCGGCGAGGTGACCAAAGCCGCGCTCTTCCGTGGCGGCGTGACCTCGGTGCTGGAGCGCGGCCCCGCCGATCAGGAGCAGGCCCTTCAGGCGTACGTGGAAGGCGCGATCAAGGCGGTGCATCAACTTCGGGTGTCGACGCCGGAGGCCGACGAGATTCTGATCTCCGGGCGCATGGCCGCGGACCCCGCCATCCGCGCCCGGCTCGAAGAAGGCGTCGCGGGAATCGGGCCGGTCCGGCTGCTGCACGGATTCGCCCAAGTGGCCAAGCAGGGGGCCCAGGGCGCCGCGCTCATTGCGGACGGGCTGGCCGGTGGCGCGCACCAGGCGCTGGTGGAGCGACTGAGGATTCGGGAGGCGATGGGAACCGTGCTGGATCACCTCTACGTCATCGATCCGGACCACGCGCGCCGGCGGCTCGGTCTCGCCTAA
- a CDS encoding ATP-grasp domain-containing protein translates to MPERREHLLIVGVSTRALAASAARAGYRVTAVDAFGDLDLRAVAEVLAAGTGAGRFSPIEAVESGRSVTASLATYTSSLENYPDAVASLAIGRRLLGNPPAVLRQVRNPISLSRSLRAGGFAVPETRASPPADRRLGRRWLVKPRRSGGGHGTVPWRAGAGVPRRSYLQERIPGPAGSIVFLADGGRALPLGLSRQLVGEPAFGAQGFRYCGSLLAGTRQPVFERQNDLLGAAGALAQAVTEQFGLVGLNGVDFIARDGVPYPIEVNPRYSASMELVERANGLSLFELHRAACEGTLPAGLPALRAVAAKAIVFARRDVIVGDTLRWTAGGDVADVPQPGERIRAGHPICTIFAGGADSDACVQRLKAGAERIYRTIESRARGAA, encoded by the coding sequence ATGCCGGAGCGGCGGGAGCATCTGCTGATCGTCGGTGTATCGACGCGCGCGCTGGCCGCTTCCGCCGCGCGAGCGGGTTACCGGGTGACGGCGGTGGACGCCTTCGGGGACCTGGATCTGCGTGCGGTGGCCGAGGTGCTCGCCGCCGGCACGGGAGCGGGCCGCTTCAGCCCGATCGAGGCCGTGGAATCGGGGCGGAGCGTCACGGCCTCACTTGCGACCTACACTTCCAGCTTGGAGAACTACCCCGACGCCGTCGCCTCGCTGGCCATAGGCCGGCGCCTGCTGGGAAACCCGCCCGCCGTGCTCCGCCAAGTCCGCAACCCGATCAGCCTGTCGCGGAGCCTTCGAGCTGGAGGGTTTGCGGTCCCCGAGACCCGGGCCAGCCCTCCGGCCGATCGACGGCTCGGCCGCCGATGGCTGGTGAAGCCGCGCCGGTCGGGTGGGGGACACGGGACCGTCCCATGGCGCGCCGGAGCGGGAGTGCCAAGGCGATCGTATCTCCAGGAGCGGATCCCCGGACCCGCCGGGTCCATCGTGTTCCTGGCCGATGGTGGCCGCGCCTTACCGCTTGGCCTCTCGCGCCAGCTGGTGGGCGAGCCGGCGTTCGGGGCGCAGGGCTTTCGCTACTGTGGCAGTCTTCTGGCCGGCACACGCCAGCCGGTGTTCGAGCGGCAGAATGACCTGCTCGGTGCAGCAGGGGCGTTGGCGCAAGCGGTAACGGAGCAGTTCGGGCTGGTGGGGCTCAACGGCGTCGACTTCATCGCCAGGGACGGCGTGCCGTACCCCATCGAGGTGAATCCCCGGTATTCCGCCTCGATGGAGCTGGTGGAGCGTGCCAACGGCCTCTCCCTCTTCGAGCTGCATCGCGCCGCCTGCGAGGGGACGCTGCCTGCCGGGCTGCCCGCGCTGCGGGCAGTGGCCGCCAAGGCGATCGTCTTCGCCCGACGTGACGTGATCGTGGGCGACACTCTGCGCTGGACGGCCGGCGGCGATGTAGCGGACGTGCCCCAGCCCGGCGAGCGCATACGGGCAGGCCATCCGATCTGCACCATCTTTGCCGGCGGGGCGGACTCAGATGCCTGCGTTCAGCGCCTCAAGGCCGGCGCCGAGCGCATCTATCGAACGATCGAGAGCCGCGCGCGAGGTGCCGCGTGA
- a CDS encoding formylmethanofuran dehydrogenase subunit A — protein sequence MSSRDALRITGGSVHDPANGVDGEVRDVCIEDGRIVERLPQGAPTLDANGMVVMPGGVDIHSHFASSSCNHARRLIPDEHAANPALAPELLDGETPARSGTGGTVPSTFTTGYRYAGLGYTTAFDAAVAPLTARHSHAELDDTPCVDGGIFVLMGNDEYLLRQIEAGERDRARDYAAWLLQSTGGYAVKIVNPGGVEAWKGGQRNVTGLDDAIGGRKVTPRSILETLADAANALRLPHPVHIHANNLGVAGNAATTLASMEALAGRRAHFTHLQFHCYGGGNGQPWSSAASKVIEYVNAHPEVSTDVGQVMFGPAMTITADAPVEYLLHKSSGRRWTNIDIELETGCGIVPLTYKDKAAVSALQWAIGLELFLLSQDPWRVVLSTDHPNGGSFLSYPALIQLLMDRSVRDERLKLANPRLLAGSALADGLAREYSLNEIAIITRAGPARLLGLTRKGHLGPGADADVTIYSRETDLAKMFATPRYVLKQGALIVEEGQLRRALRGRRLRVAPGYDPAVLPGLKRHFDAFSSVCFANYPVQNLPGDPVPVG from the coding sequence ATGAGCAGCCGCGACGCGCTCCGTATCACCGGTGGATCGGTACACGACCCGGCGAACGGCGTCGATGGCGAGGTGCGCGACGTCTGCATCGAAGATGGACGCATCGTGGAGCGCCTCCCGCAGGGTGCCCCGACCCTGGATGCGAACGGCATGGTGGTGATGCCTGGCGGGGTGGACATCCATTCCCATTTTGCCAGCTCCAGCTGCAATCACGCGCGCCGGCTGATCCCCGACGAGCACGCCGCCAATCCGGCGCTCGCCCCCGAGCTGCTGGATGGCGAGACGCCCGCGCGCTCAGGGACCGGTGGGACGGTGCCGAGCACATTTACCACCGGCTACCGCTACGCCGGCCTGGGCTACACGACGGCGTTCGACGCCGCGGTTGCCCCGCTCACGGCGCGGCACAGCCATGCGGAGCTGGACGACACGCCTTGTGTGGACGGCGGGATCTTCGTCCTGATGGGCAACGACGAGTATCTGCTCCGTCAGATCGAGGCGGGAGAGCGGGACCGGGCCCGAGACTACGCGGCCTGGCTGCTCCAGTCCACCGGCGGCTACGCGGTCAAGATCGTGAACCCGGGCGGGGTGGAGGCCTGGAAGGGCGGCCAGCGGAACGTCACGGGGCTGGACGACGCGATCGGCGGGCGCAAGGTGACGCCGCGTTCGATTCTGGAGACGCTCGCCGATGCGGCTAACGCCCTCCGGCTCCCGCACCCCGTGCACATCCATGCCAACAACCTGGGCGTGGCGGGGAACGCCGCGACCACGCTCGCGAGCATGGAGGCCCTGGCCGGCCGACGGGCGCACTTCACCCATCTCCAGTTCCACTGTTACGGCGGCGGCAACGGCCAGCCGTGGAGCTCGGCGGCCTCCAAGGTGATCGAGTACGTCAACGCCCACCCGGAGGTGAGCACCGACGTGGGCCAGGTGATGTTCGGGCCCGCCATGACGATCACGGCGGACGCGCCGGTGGAATACCTGCTTCACAAGAGCAGCGGGCGGCGGTGGACCAACATCGACATCGAGCTGGAGACCGGATGCGGCATCGTGCCGCTCACCTACAAGGACAAGGCGGCCGTCTCCGCGCTGCAGTGGGCGATCGGGCTCGAGTTGTTCCTGTTGAGCCAGGACCCCTGGCGGGTGGTGCTGTCTACCGATCACCCGAACGGCGGCTCCTTTCTCTCGTACCCCGCTCTCATCCAGCTGCTGATGGACCGCTCGGTCCGGGACGAGCGGCTCAAGCTGGCGAATCCGAGACTGCTCGCGGGAAGTGCCCTGGCCGACGGACTGGCGCGGGAATACAGCCTGAACGAGATCGCCATCATCACTCGTGCGGGACCCGCGCGGCTGCTGGGGCTGACTCGGAAGGGCCACCTCGGACCCGGCGCGGACGCGGACGTGACGATCTACAGCCGGGAAACTGATCTGGCCAAGATGTTCGCGACACCGCGCTATGTGCTTAAGCAGGGCGCTTTGATCGTGGAGGAGGGACAGCTCCGCCGTGCCCTTCGGGGCCGCCGGCTGCGGGTGGCCCCGGGCTACGACCCGGCCGTGCTACCCGGCCTCAAGCGCCACTTCGACGCCTTCTCTTCGGTCTGTTTCGCCAACTACCCGGTGCAGAACCTGCCCGGCGATCCGGTGCCGGTCGGATGA
- the fhcD gene encoding formylmethanofuran--tetrahydromethanopterin N-formyltransferase, translated as MNLRGVFIEDTFAEAFTMRVARIIITARNERWAREAALKLTGFATSVIGCKCEAGIERLLGSGDTPDGRPGVSILFMTMGKDDMGKRLIERIGQTVLTCPTTACYDGLPGVPDRVGVGSALRFFGDGFQASKVIAGERFWRIPVMEGEFLVQEKFGMQKGVGGGNFLILARGADAALAAAEAAADVMSSRTGVILPFPGGVVRSGSKVGSRRIKSMIASTNDAFCPTLRAVTASALPDGVNSVLEIVINGTDADAIAGAMRVGIDAACQEGVVSITAGNYGGKLGPHHFHLRKIMAAEAPA; from the coding sequence ATGAACCTCCGCGGCGTCTTCATCGAGGACACCTTCGCGGAAGCGTTCACCATGCGGGTGGCGCGAATCATCATCACCGCCCGGAACGAACGCTGGGCCCGCGAGGCCGCGCTCAAGCTCACCGGCTTCGCCACGTCGGTGATCGGCTGCAAGTGCGAGGCGGGGATCGAGCGGCTGCTGGGCAGCGGAGACACGCCGGACGGGCGGCCCGGCGTCAGCATCCTCTTCATGACCATGGGCAAGGATGACATGGGCAAGCGCCTGATCGAGCGCATCGGGCAGACGGTGCTCACCTGTCCCACCACCGCCTGTTACGACGGCCTCCCCGGCGTGCCCGACCGTGTCGGCGTCGGCTCGGCGCTCCGCTTCTTCGGTGATGGCTTTCAGGCGAGCAAGGTCATCGCCGGCGAGCGATTCTGGCGGATCCCGGTAATGGAGGGCGAGTTCCTGGTTCAAGAGAAGTTCGGCATGCAGAAGGGGGTCGGCGGGGGAAACTTCCTGATCCTGGCGCGGGGCGCCGACGCGGCCCTGGCTGCGGCGGAAGCCGCGGCCGATGTCATGTCCTCCCGGACCGGGGTGATCCTGCCTTTTCCCGGCGGCGTCGTCCGCAGCGGGAGCAAGGTGGGATCCCGGCGAATCAAGAGCATGATCGCTTCGACCAACGACGCATTCTGCCCCACCTTGCGCGCGGTGACCGCGTCCGCCCTGCCCGACGGGGTCAACTCGGTGCTCGAGATCGTCATCAACGGCACCGACGCCGATGCCATCGCCGGAGCCATGCGGGTGGGGATCGACGCCGCATGCCAAGAGGGCGTCGTCTCCATCACGGCCGGGAACTACGGCGGGAAGCTGGGCCCGCACCACTTCCACCTGCGGAAGATCATGGCCGCCGAGGCGCCGGCGTGA
- the mch gene encoding methenyltetrahydromethanopterin cyclohydrolase, giving the protein MTTLMDSGMTTLRMNDLAAEIADGMEEHASTLRVKATTLPGGARVIDAGVEADGGYDAGLALAEICMGGLGNVAYTPLQIGGQAWAGVTVWTDHPAVSCMASQYAGWAISVEKFFAMGSGPLRAHARVERELFEKLAYAEEATRGVLVLEGRTLPTDAVAAWVAQKAHLQPSQLTFVIAPTASIAGGVQISARILETGLHKMETLGFDVTRMVSAMGTAPIPPVAKNDLRAIGRTNDCILYGGQARYLVRAGDAELAELAPKVPASSSRDYGTAFYDIFQRYQGDFYKIDPLLFSPAEVWLTSAETGRTFHAGQLNAEVLTASCYPS; this is encoded by the coding sequence ATGACCACACTCATGGACAGCGGAATGACCACACTGCGGATGAACGACCTGGCCGCGGAGATCGCCGACGGGATGGAGGAGCACGCCTCGACGCTCCGGGTGAAGGCCACCACGCTCCCGGGGGGCGCCCGGGTGATCGACGCCGGCGTAGAGGCCGACGGCGGCTACGACGCCGGGCTGGCGCTGGCGGAGATCTGCATGGGGGGCCTGGGTAACGTGGCGTACACTCCGCTGCAGATCGGCGGCCAGGCCTGGGCGGGGGTCACTGTCTGGACCGACCATCCCGCCGTCTCCTGCATGGCCTCGCAGTACGCCGGCTGGGCTATCTCGGTGGAGAAGTTCTTCGCCATGGGATCCGGGCCGCTCCGGGCGCACGCCCGGGTGGAGCGCGAGCTGTTCGAGAAGCTGGCCTACGCGGAGGAGGCCACCCGCGGCGTGCTGGTGCTGGAGGGCCGAACGCTCCCCACCGATGCGGTGGCCGCCTGGGTGGCGCAGAAGGCGCACCTTCAGCCATCCCAGCTCACCTTCGTCATCGCGCCCACGGCGAGTATCGCCGGCGGGGTGCAGATCTCGGCTCGAATCCTGGAGACAGGCCTGCACAAGATGGAGACGCTCGGCTTCGACGTGACTCGGATGGTGAGCGCCATGGGCACGGCGCCGATTCCACCGGTGGCAAAGAACGACCTTCGCGCCATCGGTCGCACCAACGACTGCATCCTCTACGGGGGTCAGGCGCGGTACCTCGTTCGCGCGGGCGACGCCGAGCTGGCGGAGCTCGCGCCCAAGGTGCCGGCCTCCTCGTCCCGGGACTACGGCACCGCGTTCTACGACATCTTTCAGCGCTACCAAGGCGATTTCTACAAGATCGACCCCCTGCTGTTCAGCCCGGCGGAGGTCTGGCTCACCAGCGCCGAAACCGGGCGGACATTCCACGCCGGACAGCTCAACGCCGAGGTGCTCACGGCCTCGTGCTACCCCAGCTGA
- a CDS encoding EthD family reductase, whose translation MRRFPSWWLVPAMALTACSKPADKAAETPAADTTAAAAPAPAPTGPQAIVTVLYQTPKDTAAFEKYYRETHLPLVSAGQQEIGFTRAELTRFISALDGKKPAFYRQAELYFNSLEDLKKGTATPAFKKVGDDFKNFDTHGLVGMVAVETGDKGTAACPALVTVIYNTPKDTAAFEKYYAATHLPLVGAVQKEIGFVRADLTRFVSNLDGSAPAKYRQAELCFNSMDELKKGTATPGFKKVGDDFKNFVTNGLTGLIGEQQ comes from the coding sequence ATGCGACGGTTTCCCAGTTGGTGGCTGGTTCCCGCGATGGCCCTCACGGCGTGCAGCAAGCCCGCCGACAAAGCGGCGGAGACTCCCGCGGCCGACACCACCGCGGCGGCCGCGCCCGCCCCGGCGCCGACCGGGCCCCAGGCAATCGTGACGGTGCTGTACCAGACCCCCAAGGACACCGCGGCGTTCGAGAAGTACTATCGGGAGACCCACCTGCCGCTGGTGAGCGCGGGCCAGCAGGAGATCGGCTTCACCAGGGCGGAGCTGACCAGGTTCATCAGCGCGCTGGACGGGAAGAAGCCGGCGTTCTATCGCCAGGCCGAGCTCTACTTCAATTCGCTGGAGGACCTCAAGAAGGGCACGGCCACCCCGGCCTTCAAGAAAGTGGGCGACGATTTCAAGAACTTCGACACCCACGGTCTGGTCGGCATGGTGGCGGTGGAAACGGGCGACAAGGGGACGGCCGCCTGCCCCGCCCTGGTCACCGTCATCTACAACACGCCCAAGGACACCGCGGCGTTCGAGAAGTACTATGCGGCCACCCACCTGCCGCTGGTGGGCGCGGTACAGAAGGAGATCGGCTTCGTGCGGGCCGACCTCACCAGGTTCGTCTCGAACCTCGACGGCTCCGCTCCGGCCAAGTACCGGCAGGCGGAGCTCTGCTTCAACTCGATGGACGAGCTCAAGAAGGGCACCGCTACGCCTGGCTTCAAGAAAGTGGGCGATGACTTCAAGAACTTCGTGACCAACGGCCTCACCGGCCTCATCGGCGAGCAACAGTAG
- a CDS encoding RimK family alpha-L-glutamate ligase — protein sequence MHLVVLAAREGWHTRELTRALQARGHTGAIVPYEGLVATIGRQAGLRSGTAELDHADAVLARIIPSGSLEQIIYRVDALHRLEDRGVRLMNSPRAIERTVDKFWTSALLEQCGIPTPETIVCESVDEAFAAFRAMGDVILKPLFGSMGLGMVRVSDEDMAFRVFKTVEQIRGVFYLQRAIEHEGRDIRAFVLGGRVLGAIERRSEGWRTNLARGGSARALELPGDWASLAVRAAAAVGAEYAGVDLLPARDGTLHVLEVNGIPGWEGLQEATGLDVAGAIVDQLTGCRA from the coding sequence CTGCATCTCGTCGTCCTCGCCGCCCGTGAAGGGTGGCACACCCGTGAACTGACCCGCGCGCTCCAGGCGCGCGGGCACACCGGGGCCATCGTGCCCTACGAGGGCCTGGTCGCGACCATCGGGCGCCAGGCCGGTCTCCGAAGCGGTACGGCCGAGCTCGACCACGCCGACGCGGTACTCGCCCGCATCATCCCTTCCGGATCGCTGGAACAGATCATCTACCGGGTGGACGCGCTGCATCGGTTGGAGGACCGCGGCGTCCGGCTCATGAACTCCCCGCGAGCGATCGAGCGGACGGTCGACAAATTCTGGACCTCGGCACTGCTCGAACAATGCGGCATCCCCACGCCGGAGACGATCGTCTGTGAGAGCGTGGACGAAGCGTTCGCCGCCTTCCGCGCCATGGGCGACGTCATCCTGAAGCCGCTGTTCGGCTCGATGGGACTCGGCATGGTACGGGTGAGCGACGAAGACATGGCCTTTCGGGTCTTCAAGACCGTCGAACAGATCCGCGGCGTGTTCTACCTGCAGCGGGCCATCGAGCACGAGGGCCGTGACATCCGTGCGTTTGTGCTGGGCGGGCGAGTGCTCGGAGCGATCGAGCGGCGGTCGGAAGGGTGGCGAACCAACCTGGCCCGCGGCGGCAGCGCCCGCGCGCTCGAGCTGCCCGGGGACTGGGCCAGCCTCGCCGTCCGGGCCGCCGCCGCGGTGGGCGCGGAGTACGCCGGGGTCGACCTTCTGCCGGCGCGAGATGGCACGCTCCACGTGCTGGAGGTCAACGGCATTCCCGGCTGGGAAGGGCTGCAGGAGGCCACGGGGCTGGACGTCGCGGGAGCCATCGTCGATCAGCTCACCGGATGCAGGGCCTGA
- a CDS encoding triphosphoribosyl-dephospho-CoA synthase, with amino-acid sequence MQGLSSPADVAAAAQLACLLEASAPKPGNVAPERHFRDTRYEDFLASAVAIGPALSTAGSRPLGEVIQAAAEATARWARANTNLGIILLLAPLARAAVRPGGTLRDRVRGVLSETTVDDAAAVYAAIRLARPGGLGRADVEDVAAAPTVTLRQAMALAAERDAVAREYVTDFATTFEVGAPALRAARADGLAWSDATVEAFLALLGTGPDTHIARKLGADAAAAVSRRARQVTATGGVRQAAGREALARLDAELRDPTNSRNPGTTADLTCAALFVVILEGGWDR; translated from the coding sequence ATGCAGGGCCTGAGCAGTCCGGCGGACGTGGCGGCGGCGGCCCAGCTCGCCTGCCTGCTCGAGGCCAGCGCTCCGAAACCGGGCAACGTCGCGCCTGAGCGGCATTTTCGCGATACGCGGTATGAGGACTTTCTGGCGAGTGCCGTGGCCATCGGCCCGGCGCTGAGCACGGCCGGGAGCCGGCCCCTCGGCGAGGTCATCCAGGCGGCCGCCGAGGCCACCGCTCGCTGGGCGCGGGCGAATACCAATCTGGGGATCATCCTGCTGCTGGCGCCGTTGGCCCGCGCGGCGGTCCGTCCTGGTGGCACCCTGCGTGACCGGGTGCGTGGGGTGCTGTCGGAGACCACCGTAGACGATGCCGCCGCGGTCTACGCCGCCATCCGACTGGCCCGGCCGGGCGGGCTCGGGCGTGCCGACGTGGAGGATGTAGCCGCAGCACCGACTGTGACGCTGCGCCAGGCGATGGCCCTGGCAGCGGAGCGAGATGCGGTCGCCCGGGAATACGTCACCGACTTCGCCACCACCTTCGAGGTCGGCGCTCCGGCACTTCGCGCCGCCCGCGCGGACGGGCTGGCCTGGAGCGATGCGACGGTCGAGGCATTCCTGGCTCTGCTTGGGACCGGACCGGACACGCACATCGCCCGGAAGCTAGGCGCCGACGCAGCCGCGGCCGTTTCCCGGCGCGCCCGCCAGGTCACGGCCACGGGCGGAGTGAGACAGGCCGCCGGCCGGGAGGCACTCGCCAGACTGGACGCCGAGCTTCGAGATCCGACCAACAGCCGGAATCCCGGCACTACGGCGGATCTCACCTGTGCCGCGCTCTTCGTCGTTATACTTGAAGGCGGTTGGGACCGCTGA
- a CDS encoding 6-carboxytetrahydropterin synthase, with translation MQSTFRVQVSKDYLVFASAHFITFRGHQCESLHGHNYRVGVAVEGSVDTECNLVLDFSVLKQITRQLVDEIDHKVLLPTENPKLAFRDEGGRLAVDYFGEPTYVFPKSDCALLPIKNSTAEMLAQYLGSRVREELTRSGYGHLTLLEFEVEENYGQSATYRENLASD, from the coding sequence GTGCAGAGCACTTTCCGCGTACAAGTCAGCAAGGACTACCTGGTCTTCGCCTCGGCGCACTTCATCACGTTCCGGGGCCACCAGTGCGAGTCGCTGCATGGACACAACTACCGGGTCGGCGTGGCGGTCGAAGGCAGCGTGGATACCGAGTGCAACCTGGTCCTGGATTTCAGCGTCCTCAAGCAGATCACCCGGCAGCTGGTCGACGAGATCGACCACAAGGTGCTGCTGCCGACCGAGAACCCCAAGTTGGCCTTTCGGGACGAGGGGGGCCGGCTCGCGGTGGACTACTTCGGGGAGCCAACGTATGTCTTCCCCAAGAGCGACTGTGCCCTGCTCCCCATCAAGAACAGCACGGCGGAAATGCTGGCACAGTACCTCGGGTCGCGGGTGCGTGAGGAGCTGACCCGGAGCGGGTACGGCCATCTGACGCTGCTGGAGTTCGAGGTTGAGGAGAACTACGGGCAGTCGGCGACCTACCGCGAGAATCTCGCGTCGGACTGA